In one Candidatus Planktophila vernalis genomic region, the following are encoded:
- a CDS encoding GGDEF domain-containing protein — MTVRILRIVAPSLLLLHFLTHFSPINGSQLVELYLYNSIPCLAIIVVAMAPRISDPLSKSLLITAISLWLFGSVLASTASYYSLPEVNSLISNTSYLLFYPCAVIALPRLINSSRKSTVLEIFDASIVGLGLGVLGTTFALKPVLPHFGGKLGDALFALTFPVCDLILISITIATIASHGWSKRSLVVFAGVLAFTCTDFFFLWQHLNGNYSFGSIVDDGWLLGLLLLAESTWHPGKDEESTASVNPIFIALSVFLSATLLALIAIKPGYFPTFILFPAVSTLMLAFIRMTIALKQARNIGHERILARTDELTGLPNRRRLISEIESFVGKDGSLLLLDLDGFKPVNDLYGHTTGDKVLQQVSRRFARALPSGALLARLGGDEFGVLIEGAYEHSMDIALALRATLSYPFDIDSQQINIDVSIGVAENTGSPDLLRRADDAMYRAKREGLGVCRL; from the coding sequence ATGACTGTACGGATTCTTCGCATAGTTGCTCCCTCGCTTCTGCTCCTACATTTCTTAACTCATTTTTCACCAATAAATGGTTCACAACTAGTCGAGCTCTACCTCTATAACTCCATACCTTGCCTTGCAATCATTGTTGTTGCCATGGCACCACGGATATCAGATCCACTCTCTAAGTCTTTACTCATCACCGCAATCTCTCTCTGGCTTTTCGGCTCAGTTCTAGCCAGCACCGCCTCCTACTATTCATTACCTGAAGTAAATTCACTGATTTCAAATACTTCCTATCTGCTTTTCTATCCCTGCGCTGTTATTGCACTGCCCCGCCTTATAAATTCAAGTAGAAAATCAACTGTCCTTGAGATCTTTGATGCATCTATCGTTGGACTGGGCCTAGGAGTTTTAGGGACAACATTTGCACTCAAGCCGGTATTGCCCCACTTTGGTGGCAAATTAGGTGATGCCCTCTTTGCATTAACTTTTCCAGTATGTGATTTGATTTTAATATCTATAACTATTGCCACTATCGCATCTCATGGCTGGTCAAAGCGAAGTCTTGTAGTTTTTGCTGGCGTACTTGCATTCACTTGCACTGATTTCTTCTTCCTATGGCAACATCTCAATGGAAACTATTCCTTCGGTTCAATTGTCGATGATGGCTGGTTACTCGGGCTTCTACTTCTTGCTGAAAGCACATGGCATCCAGGCAAAGATGAAGAATCTACTGCATCAGTAAATCCAATCTTTATTGCGCTCTCAGTTTTCTTAAGTGCCACTCTTTTAGCCCTTATAGCAATTAAACCTGGATACTTTCCAACCTTTATTTTGTTTCCAGCCGTTAGTACTTTGATGCTGGCATTTATCCGTATGACAATCGCCCTCAAGCAAGCAAGAAACATCGGACATGAGCGAATACTGGCGCGCACTGATGAGTTAACAGGATTGCCTAACCGCCGCCGCCTCATAAGTGAAATAGAAAGCTTTGTAGGAAAAGATGGATCGCTTTTATTGCTTGATCTAGATGGATTCAAACCCGTCAATGATTTATATGGCCACACAACTGGCGACAAAGTACTGCAACAAGTCTCTCGACGCTTTGCCCGTGCGCTACCTTCAGGAGCGTTACTAGCACGCCTTGGCGGGGATGAATTTGGTGTGTTAATTGAAGGTGCTTATGAGCACTCCATGGATATTGCACTAGCGCTGCGGGCCACGTTGAGTTATCCCTTTGATATCGATAGCCAACAGATCAACATAGATGTCAGCATTGGGGTGGCAGAAAATACTGGTTCACCTGACTTGTTGCGAAGGGCAGATGATGCGATGTATCGAGCTAAGCGCGAGGGTCTAGGGGTTTGTCGGCTTTAA
- a CDS encoding cryptochrome/photolyase family protein → MPKGKVAIIWFRRDLRINDHPALLAAVESSEQVIPLFILDKTQIKEAGAKLLAYMAQSLRSLDESLGNNLHIIEGDQVEVLTALIKKYDVQEVHISAEYERYGAERDARVEAAGIKLVRTGSPYAVTPGRVLKPSDATPYKVYTPFYRAWRTHGWRAPAKTPKSMKFVQPTSEYRSFPDFPLPKGVEIIKAGEAAALSRFKEFTKKGLDTYDENRNFAGIDGTSKMSSYLKFGEIHPRTLLENLGESKAHDTFRKEIAWREFYADVLFNNPMTDREYYAPRFADMRYDEPGAQFKAWCEGKTGYPFVDAAMRQLIQEGWMHNRTRMVVASFLVKDLHLEWQLGERFFADHLVDYDVASNAHGWQWTAGTGTDASPYYRVFNPIEQGKRFDENGDYIRKYVPELAHLSAAEIHEPWLYLDGYSKGYPERLVDHAIERLESLERLKEIKADKPLDPRA, encoded by the coding sequence ATGCCAAAAGGGAAAGTAGCCATTATCTGGTTTCGTCGAGATCTTCGAATCAACGACCATCCTGCCTTATTGGCCGCAGTTGAATCATCAGAGCAAGTAATTCCACTTTTTATTCTTGATAAAACTCAGATTAAAGAGGCCGGTGCAAAGCTATTGGCTTATATGGCTCAATCATTAAGAAGTTTGGATGAGTCACTTGGTAATAATCTGCACATCATTGAGGGCGATCAGGTTGAAGTACTAACTGCGCTGATAAAAAAATATGATGTTCAAGAGGTTCACATCTCTGCAGAGTATGAGCGATATGGCGCAGAGCGTGATGCAAGAGTGGAAGCTGCGGGAATTAAGTTAGTTCGCACGGGAAGTCCATATGCTGTTACACCTGGGCGAGTTCTAAAACCTAGTGATGCAACCCCATACAAGGTCTACACGCCATTTTATAGAGCATGGCGAACTCATGGTTGGCGCGCGCCAGCAAAAACACCTAAGAGTATGAAATTTGTGCAACCAACTTCTGAATACCGTAGTTTTCCTGATTTTCCACTACCAAAAGGTGTTGAAATTATAAAAGCGGGAGAAGCAGCAGCGTTATCTCGATTTAAAGAATTCACCAAAAAGGGCCTCGATACTTACGATGAGAACAGAAATTTTGCAGGCATAGATGGAACTTCAAAGATGAGTTCATATCTAAAGTTTGGTGAGATTCATCCGCGCACACTTCTTGAAAACTTGGGAGAAAGCAAAGCCCACGATACTTTCCGCAAAGAGATTGCTTGGCGTGAGTTTTATGCTGATGTTCTCTTTAACAATCCAATGACTGATCGTGAGTATTACGCGCCTCGCTTTGCTGACATGCGATATGACGAGCCTGGTGCTCAATTCAAAGCCTGGTGTGAAGGAAAGACTGGCTATCCATTTGTTGATGCAGCCATGCGCCAACTGATACAAGAAGGCTGGATGCATAACCGCACCCGAATGGTTGTTGCCTCATTCTTAGTTAAAGATCTACATCTTGAGTGGCAGCTAGGAGAGAGATTCTTTGCTGATCACTTAGTTGATTATGATGTTGCATCTAATGCTCATGGTTGGCAGTGGACAGCAGGCACCGGCACAGATGCATCTCCTTATTACCGAGTCTTTAATCCAATTGAGCAAGGCAAACGCTTTGATGAAAATGGGGATTACATTCGAAAGTATGTGCCAGAGCTTGCGCATTTATCTGCGGCCGAAATACATGAACCATGGCTCTATTTAGATGGATACAGCAAGGGCTATCCAGAGCGATTAGTTGATCATGCAATAGAGCGCTTGGAATCTTTGGAACGCCTAAAAGAGATTAAAGCCGACAAACCCCTAGACCCTCGCGCTTAG
- a CDS encoding alpha-amylase family glycosyl hydrolase translates to MKKRFVLFVVTSLLIGLASTSFAAPVVDPVKVGLSKDLIYFVFPDRYLNGDTSNDSFPGYNPRDTAFFHGGDLKGLTGTCSDGDNGLARIKKLGFTAIWVTPLVVQQKPTPNGAGYHGYWGVDFLNVDPHLGTKADMVAFAACAKKLNLKLILDIVTNHTGDVISYNDKTAYLSSDLLNAKNPAWLNDLSNYHNVGSMSNCWGDGPCIQTGDFFGLDDIATEKPVVYNGWADVYGQWIRDYGISGFRVDTARHVDDAFFKNWSPQINAAAKSVGIDNFTIFGEVWDVNPINLMNYVRRNKIQTVLDFPFQRTAAEFAAGYSDATVVENLFAYDDLYTTATSDASNLVTFLGNHDMGRAAKIIESKRINKASELLPRTLLGHALMYLTRGIPSVYYGDEVGMIGTGSGSDQLARQDMFSTKVGIWKTEARVGSNPIGTGDAFSITDSHPIAKYLKVLSALRGSNPGLANSSMQVRYAKDELLVISKKDESENREYLVAFNSSTKAIKASINTATSTGGWKALLGKPAVVNKSEVVTITVPALSTVVLKANKGIDKTDVKVGKLTSKMDFLTGYYETKAAVTSKDLLKVTFSARTAADKPWISLGTDTNSPYIVYIDPLEFAEQKLELRAEVINSKGKKYELPYTSLTIPAPRR, encoded by the coding sequence TTGAAAAAGAGGTTTGTACTCTTTGTAGTTACATCACTTCTAATTGGGCTTGCCTCTACATCTTTTGCTGCCCCAGTAGTTGATCCAGTAAAAGTAGGTCTATCTAAAGATTTAATCTATTTTGTTTTTCCTGATCGCTATCTTAACGGTGATACATCAAATGATTCGTTCCCGGGTTACAACCCAAGAGATACCGCATTTTTTCATGGTGGAGATTTAAAGGGTTTAACTGGAACATGCAGTGATGGCGATAACGGTTTAGCTCGCATCAAAAAACTTGGTTTTACTGCTATCTGGGTTACTCCACTTGTTGTCCAACAAAAGCCGACTCCAAACGGTGCTGGCTATCATGGATATTGGGGCGTTGATTTCTTAAATGTAGATCCACACTTGGGTACTAAGGCAGATATGGTTGCATTTGCTGCCTGTGCCAAGAAGTTAAATCTCAAGCTGATTCTAGATATCGTTACAAACCACACAGGTGATGTGATTTCCTATAACGATAAAACCGCCTACTTATCGAGTGATTTACTCAATGCCAAGAACCCAGCCTGGCTCAATGATTTAAGTAATTATCACAACGTAGGATCAATGAGTAACTGTTGGGGAGATGGCCCCTGTATTCAAACGGGTGATTTCTTTGGTTTGGATGACATAGCAACTGAAAAACCAGTTGTTTATAACGGCTGGGCTGATGTGTATGGACAATGGATTAGGGACTATGGAATCTCAGGATTTCGAGTCGACACAGCTCGCCACGTTGATGATGCTTTCTTCAAAAACTGGTCACCACAGATTAATGCTGCTGCTAAATCAGTAGGTATTGATAACTTCACAATCTTTGGTGAAGTGTGGGATGTTAACCCGATTAATCTGATGAATTACGTTCGCAGAAACAAGATTCAAACTGTTCTAGATTTCCCATTCCAACGGACTGCGGCAGAGTTCGCAGCTGGTTATTCTGATGCAACAGTTGTAGAAAACCTCTTTGCTTATGATGACCTGTATACAACTGCTACATCAGATGCCAGTAACCTTGTGACTTTCCTAGGAAATCATGACATGGGACGTGCAGCCAAGATTATTGAGTCAAAGCGAATTAACAAGGCCAGTGAACTACTACCAAGAACCTTGCTAGGGCATGCGCTCATGTATTTAACTCGTGGTATCCCTTCGGTTTATTACGGTGATGAAGTTGGAATGATTGGTACAGGTTCAGGTTCTGATCAGTTAGCACGCCAAGATATGTTTTCGACGAAAGTTGGAATTTGGAAAACTGAAGCACGTGTAGGAAGTAATCCCATTGGTACAGGTGATGCTTTTTCAATTACAGATTCACACCCAATTGCTAAATACCTCAAAGTTTTATCAGCCTTAAGAGGATCAAATCCAGGGTTAGCTAACTCATCTATGCAGGTTAGATACGCCAAAGACGAGCTATTGGTGATTTCAAAGAAAGATGAGTCAGAAAATCGTGAGTACCTAGTTGCTTTTAATAGCTCAACCAAGGCAATCAAAGCATCGATTAACACTGCAACTTCAACTGGTGGATGGAAAGCTCTATTGGGTAAGCCGGCTGTTGTTAATAAGAGTGAGGTTGTGACAATTACTGTGCCGGCCCTATCTACAGTGGTTTTAAAGGCCAATAAGGGCATTGATAAGACTGATGTAAAGGTTGGAAAGTTAACTTCAAAGATGGATTTTCTGACTGGATATTACGAAACAAAAGCAGCAGTTACCTCTAAAGATCTTTTGAAGGTTACGTTTTCCGCTAGAACTGCTGCTGATAAGCCATGGATTTCACTGGGCACAGATACCAACTCGCCTTATATCGTTTACATCGATCCGCTTGAGTTTGCAGAACAAAAACTAGAACTTCGCGCAGAAGTCATTAATTCGAAGGGGAAAAAATATGAGCTACCGTATACAAGCCTCACCATCCCCGCACCACGACGGTAG
- a CDS encoding sugar ABC transporter permease: MKKWLRHDSWRHIIAISICLFALFPLYLVVISSFASSGSLQLTSFIPQEISFKNYQLLFNNPTIPYLSWVQNSLVIAGSVAVLSVIIGSASAFAFSRLKFKGRKQGIQLLLLVQMFPAILAISAVYVIMERVYSFAPSIGLGTRAGLLLVYLGGAMGVNIWLLKGFVDSIPAELDEAAKIDGASEVQTFWLIFVPLAAPVLAVVSLLSFIGTFNEFILARLFLVDMESRTVAVGLQQFIGGQYSQNWGPFAAGSILASIPIVIIFLSLQKYIVSGLTAGSVKG; the protein is encoded by the coding sequence ATGAAAAAATGGTTAAGGCATGACTCATGGCGACACATCATCGCCATCTCTATCTGCTTGTTTGCTCTCTTTCCTTTGTACTTAGTTGTGATTTCATCCTTTGCCTCATCTGGAAGTTTGCAGCTGACCTCATTTATTCCACAAGAAATCTCATTTAAGAACTATCAACTCTTGTTTAATAACCCCACAATTCCTTATTTGTCATGGGTGCAGAACTCTCTAGTAATTGCAGGCTCTGTTGCAGTTCTTTCAGTAATTATCGGTTCGGCATCAGCCTTTGCCTTCAGCCGCCTTAAATTCAAGGGACGCAAACAAGGTATTCAGCTACTGCTTCTTGTGCAGATGTTTCCAGCAATCCTGGCCATCTCTGCCGTCTATGTGATTATGGAGCGCGTTTATTCATTCGCACCGTCAATCGGATTAGGAACTCGTGCAGGCCTGCTTCTTGTTTATTTAGGCGGAGCGATGGGCGTGAACATCTGGTTACTCAAGGGCTTTGTTGATTCAATTCCTGCAGAGCTAGATGAGGCAGCAAAGATTGATGGAGCATCAGAAGTGCAGACTTTCTGGCTCATTTTCGTGCCATTGGCCGCACCAGTATTAGCTGTTGTTTCACTACTGAGCTTTATTGGAACCTTTAATGAGTTTATTTTGGCCCGCTTGTTCTTAGTTGATATGGAAAGTAGAACTGTGGCAGTTGGATTGCAACAGTTCATCGGCGGTCAGTACTCACAAAACTGGGGCCCATTTGCTGCGGGATCAATCTTGGCTTCCATACCAATTGTGATTATCTTCTTGTCGTTACAGAAATACATTGTGAGTGGATTAACCGCAGGATCGGTTAAGGGTTAA
- a CDS encoding ABC transporter permease subunit: protein MTYLIRGKVALLLKIIIVGLASAILLMLAQSAFAQREYVISAFLALTILALALTYLTKISIPLKFFIPGILLLIAFVIGPILYTVTMSGFNYKTGNIISKEEAIVQVKIRGIEADPSGTSFDIKLGTYDGKEAILISDITNLKYFISTADSRIPVAANDVTLNEYGVAITAPNFSILTDAQMASADKSFSKIQFQYEGEYFIALEGFEAGIVSRQVLEYLPVTDEFRNLVNGSIYRDNGRGNYALVDDKTAILEPGWRAPIWFENYSKIITDPRVREPLVRVFIWTVAFALLTVLTTFALGLLLALALNRPIFGRRIYRSILVLPYAMPSVMSILIWGGMFNTEFGAINTLFGSDIAWFSDPNFARVAVILVNLWLGFPYFYLISSGSLQAIPSELLEAAAIDGANPRQIFRKITLPLLLQILSPLLIASFAFNFNNFNLIYLLTGGGPRNELDGEIAGATDILISYTYKIAFGTGTQDLGLASAISLIIFVLVASISLYSLKKSKVLETFG, encoded by the coding sequence ATGACTTACTTAATAAGAGGCAAAGTAGCCCTCTTGCTTAAGATCATTATCGTTGGCCTTGCCTCAGCTATTTTGCTGATGTTGGCACAGAGCGCTTTTGCTCAAAGAGAGTATGTAATCTCCGCGTTTTTAGCTCTAACTATTCTTGCTTTAGCTCTGACATATTTAACCAAAATCTCCATTCCACTTAAATTCTTTATACCCGGCATCTTGCTACTCATTGCCTTTGTTATTGGGCCAATTCTTTATACGGTGACGATGTCAGGCTTTAACTATAAAACTGGAAACATCATCTCTAAAGAAGAAGCAATAGTTCAGGTCAAGATCCGTGGAATTGAAGCCGATCCATCTGGAACATCATTTGATATCAAATTGGGAACCTATGATGGTAAAGAAGCAATTCTTATTTCAGACATTACTAACTTAAAATATTTCATCTCCACAGCAGATTCACGAATTCCTGTGGCAGCAAATGATGTAACCCTTAATGAATATGGTGTTGCAATCACTGCTCCGAATTTCTCAATCTTGACCGATGCTCAAATGGCAAGCGCGGATAAGTCATTCTCGAAAATCCAATTTCAATATGAAGGTGAGTACTTCATTGCACTTGAAGGCTTTGAAGCAGGAATCGTCTCTCGACAGGTCTTGGAATACTTACCTGTAACTGATGAATTTAGGAATCTAGTAAATGGCAGCATTTATCGCGATAACGGTCGTGGAAACTACGCACTCGTAGATGATAAAACTGCAATCTTGGAGCCAGGTTGGCGAGCACCTATCTGGTTTGAAAACTACTCAAAAATCATCACTGATCCCCGGGTGCGTGAACCATTAGTTCGAGTCTTTATATGGACAGTGGCATTTGCCTTGCTTACTGTTTTAACGACATTTGCTTTGGGTCTCTTGCTTGCACTTGCTTTGAATCGACCAATATTTGGCCGTCGAATCTATCGCTCTATCTTGGTGCTTCCATATGCGATGCCAAGTGTTATGAGTATCTTAATTTGGGGTGGAATGTTTAACACCGAGTTTGGAGCAATCAATACACTCTTTGGAAGTGATATTGCCTGGTTCTCTGATCCCAATTTTGCACGTGTAGCAGTGATTCTTGTAAACCTTTGGCTGGGATTCCCTTACTTCTATCTAATTTCAAGCGGATCACTACAAGCTATTCCAAGCGAATTACTTGAAGCGGCAGCTATAGATGGTGCTAACCCACGTCAGATCTTCCGCAAGATTACCTTGCCTCTATTACTGCAGATTCTTTCACCGCTATTGATTGCCTCATTTGCATTTAATTTCAATAACTTCAATTTGATTTACTTACTCACAGGTGGTGGCCCACGTAATGAACTAGATGGAGAAATTGCAGGAGCCACAGATATTTTGATTAGCTACACCTACAAGATTGCCTTTGGAACTGGCACGCAAGATCTTGGTCTTGCCAGTGCTATTTCACTCATCATCTTCGTGCTCGTTGCTTCCATTTCTCTTTATAGTCTGAAAAAATCCAAGGTATTGGAGACATTCGGATGA